Genomic DNA from Longimicrobiaceae bacterium:
GCCGAACGCGCCGGCACGCCGCGCCACCGCCCGCCCGATGCGGCCCATCCCGAAGATGCCCAGCGTCGCGCCCGCCAGGTCCCCGCCCAGGTAGTCCCAGAAGCCCCATCCGCCGAACCCGCCCGCGCGCAGGCTGCGCTCGGCCTGCGGCGTGCGGCGGACGGTGGAGAGGATGAGCGCCCACGCCAGGTCGGCCGTCGCCTCGGTGAGCACGTCCGGCGTGTTGGTGACCACGATGCCGCGCGCCCGGCACGCCGCCAGGTCCACGTGCTCGTAGCCGACGACGGCGTTGGCCACGATGCGCAGACGCGGCGCCCCGTCCAGGAGCGCCGCGTCGACGCGGTCGGTGAGCAGGCACAGCAGCGCCTCGGCTTCCGGCAGGGCGTCGCGCCAGCCTTCCGGGCCCGCGACGGTGCCCGCCTCGGCCAGCAGGGCGAGCGCCGCGTCGGGCAGCGGGAAGGTGGTGGCGATGGTGGGCATCAGCCGCCGCCCAGCGGCTTCTCGTACAGCGCGGTGCCGGCGCCCGCGATGCCCAGCTTGGTGTGCTCGCGGATGCTCAGCTCCGTGAACCCCAGCGCCTGGAGGAAGAGGTTGGCGGGGCGGTAGCGCCGCAGCACCCCCGCGCGCATCCGCACGATGCCGCGGCCGCGCAGCCACATCTCCAGCCCCTCCAGCGCCTCGCGCGCCAGCCCGCTGCCGCGGTGCGCGGGCGCCACGATGAGCGTGCCCAGCAACGCGACCTCCGCCTCGGGATTGCCCTCCCACCAGGCGACGGCGCCCACGTCCTCGCCCGTGTCCAGCAGCGTGGCGAGCGCGACGGTGCGGCCGGGAGTCGCCATGCAGCCCGCGATCTCGCGCTCGGCAGCGTCGGCGCCCGGGCCCGCGCCTGTGAGGGCGAGGAAGTGGTCTTCCGCGGCGCAGAACACGGCCTGCAGCCGCTCCGCGTCGGCGGGGCCGAGCTGGCGGAGGGCGAGGCGGGCGGTCTCCAGCGTCACTGCGGGTTCGGGCGGTGCGTCCACTCGGCTCTCCTCGGGGGCGTTCTCGTCGGCCGGCGCGGCCACGGCGGCGACCGCGCGACGGAGAAGTTGCCCCGCGGCCCGATCCGGCGTCAAGTTGATGCGCAACCGCGCACCGCACCCGAGCCGCCCGAGAGAGAGTCCGTGAGCACGCAACTGGAGTCCCGCCACTTCTACAACACCGGAGACGTGGTGCTGCACCGCATGGGCAAGGAAGGCCGCGTCGTGGAAGGCTTCGCGCTGTGGGCGGTGGTCCGCTGGGAAGACGGCGCCCAGGAAGAGGTCGACCAGCTGGACCCCGCCATCGAAGTCCTCGAACGCGCCACCAGGGGCTGAGCAACGCACTGGCGCGAGCGGCTACGACGGTGACGCAGGCGTTCGGCTCGGGAGATGCGGGTTGGAAGATGTGGGATGCGGCAGGACGTCTCGCCTTTCCCGAATCTGCACGACTTCCTCGGTGCCCTCGGCCTGCTTTTCTGAGGCGCGAC
This window encodes:
- a CDS encoding D-glycerate dehydrogenase yields the protein MPTIATTFPLPDAALALLAEAGTVAGPEGWRDALPEAEALLCLLTDRVDAALLDGAPRLRIVANAVVGYEHVDLAACRARGIVVTNTPDVLTEATADLAWALILSTVRRTPQAERSLRAGGFGGWGFWDYLGGDLAGATLGIFGMGRIGRAVARRAGAFGMRVIYHGCSRLSVDDESALGARWVDRAELLRTSDVLSLHAPLTPETRHFIDQNALREMRRGAYLVNTARGALVDEAALVDALRDGHLAGAGLDVYEREPVIHPGLLELDNVVLLPHVGSATRDTRTRMAMLAARNAHAVLLGRPPLTPVP
- a CDS encoding GNAT family N-acetyltransferase, which translates into the protein MDAPPEPAVTLETARLALRQLGPADAERLQAVFCAAEDHFLALTGAGPGADAAEREIAGCMATPGRTVALATLLDTGEDVGAVAWWEGNPEAEVALLGTLIVAPAHRGSGLAREALEGLEMWLRGRGIVRMRAGVLRRYRPANLFLQALGFTELSIREHTKLGIAGAGTALYEKPLGGG